Proteins encoded within one genomic window of Streptomyces sp. NBC_00523:
- a CDS encoding GatB/YqeY domain-containing protein: protein MTTLKSKLKEDLTTAMKARDELTSSTLRLTLTAITKEEVGGKTARELSDDEVQKVIAKEAKKRREAADAFAKGGRTEQAEREKKEGAILDAYLPQQLSDEELTAIVASAVEEAKAAGAEGPRAMGAVMKIVNPKVAGRAEGGRVAATVKKLLAG, encoded by the coding sequence ATGACCACGCTCAAGTCCAAGCTCAAGGAAGACCTCACCACGGCCATGAAGGCGCGTGACGAGCTGACCTCGTCCACGCTCCGGCTGACCCTCACCGCGATCACGAAGGAAGAGGTCGGCGGCAAGACCGCCCGCGAACTCTCCGATGACGAGGTGCAGAAGGTGATCGCCAAGGAGGCCAAGAAGCGCCGTGAGGCCGCCGACGCCTTCGCCAAGGGCGGCCGGACCGAGCAGGCCGAGCGGGAGAAGAAGGAGGGCGCGATCCTCGACGCGTACCTTCCCCAGCAGCTGAGCGACGAGGAGCTGACCGCGATCGTGGCCTCCGCCGTCGAAGAGGCGAAGGCCGCCGGGGCCGAGGGGCCGCGCGCGATGGGCGCCGTCATGAAGATCGTCAACCCGAAGGTCGCGGGGCGCGCCGAGGGCGGCCGGGTGGCCGCCACGGTGAAGAAGCTCCTCGCGGGCTGA
- a CDS encoding metallophosphoesterase encodes MRARYGVPLKITAVTAAAGAAGLAYAAGFEVRSFRLRRVTVPVLPSGARPLRVLQVSDVHMVSGQRRKRAWLQSLAGLRPDFVVNTGDNLSDPEAVPELLDALGPLMELPGVYVFGSNDYYGPKLRNPVRYLFEKASGKHGLNGNAPATGVVHNPWEPMRDAFDEAGWLNLSNTRGRLKLDGLELAFTGLDDPHIKRDRYAEVSGGPETGADLSIGVVHAPYLRSLDAFTTDGYPLILAGHTHGGQVCIPFYGALVTNCDLDTDRVKGLSTHYSGGNRSYLHVSAGCGTSRYAPVRVACPPEATLLTLTPRDA; translated from the coding sequence ATGCGCGCACGCTACGGAGTACCCCTGAAAATCACGGCGGTCACCGCCGCGGCCGGCGCCGCCGGTCTCGCCTACGCGGCAGGCTTCGAGGTCCGCTCGTTCCGCCTGCGCAGGGTCACGGTCCCGGTGCTTCCGAGTGGGGCGCGCCCGCTGCGCGTCCTCCAGGTCTCCGACGTGCACATGGTCAGCGGACAGCGCAGGAAGCGGGCCTGGCTCCAGTCCCTGGCCGGTTTGCGCCCCGACTTCGTGGTGAACACCGGCGACAACCTCTCCGACCCCGAGGCCGTGCCGGAGCTGCTGGACGCGCTCGGCCCGCTGATGGAACTCCCGGGCGTGTACGTGTTCGGCTCCAACGACTACTACGGCCCCAAGCTGCGCAACCCGGTCCGCTATCTCTTCGAGAAGGCGTCGGGCAAGCACGGCCTCAACGGCAACGCCCCGGCGACCGGCGTCGTCCACAACCCGTGGGAGCCGATGCGTGACGCCTTCGACGAGGCGGGCTGGCTGAACCTGTCCAACACCCGCGGCCGCCTGAAGCTGGACGGCCTGGAGCTCGCCTTCACCGGCCTGGACGACCCGCACATCAAGCGCGACCGCTACGCCGAGGTGTCCGGCGGCCCCGAGACGGGCGCCGACCTCTCGATCGGCGTGGTCCACGCCCCATACCTGCGGTCCCTGGACGCGTTCACCACGGACGGTTACCCCCTGATCCTGGCCGGTCACACCCACGGGGGCCAGGTCTGCATCCCCTTCTACGGTGCCCTGGTCACCAACTGCGACCTGGACACGGACCGCGTGAAGGGCCTCTCCACCCACTACTCCGGCGGCAACCGCTCCTACCTCCACGTCTCGGCGGGCTGCGGTACGAGCCGCTACGCCCCGGTCCGCGTGGCCTGCCCCCCGGAGGCGACCCTGCTCACCCTGACACCCCGGGACGCCTGA